In Oryctolagus cuniculus chromosome X, mOryCun1.1, whole genome shotgun sequence, a single window of DNA contains:
- the NR0B1 gene encoding nuclear receptor subfamily 0 group B member 1, which produces MEGEDHPWRGSILYNMLMSAKQMHAAPKAPEARLAGPCWGCSCGAEPRVGGEGLSGERALALLYRCCFCGEDHPRQGSILYSMLTSAKQMHAAPSAPEARLAGPCWGCSCGAEPLVGGEGPSGGRAVSLLYRCCFCGEDHPRQGSILYSLLTSAKQSHVAPEAPEAPLRGCWWERSYGAPRLGAREGLSGGRALSLLCRCCFCGEDRPQRSSILYSVARSANQTHAAPEMQPRAPWWDTSCDALRPVALKSPQVVCEAASAGLLKTLRFVKYLPCFQVLPLDQQLVLVRSCWAPLLMLELAQDRLHFETVETSEPSMLQRILTSRRQETAGNEPPPLSTPQSHLAPPPEARPMPSAAEVQAIKGFLAKCWSLDISTKEYAYLKGTVLFNPDLPGLQCVKYIQGLQWGTQQILTEHVRMTHRGHQARFAELNSALFLLRFINANVIAELFFRPIIGTVSMDDMMLEMLCAKL; this is translated from the exons ATGGAGGGCGAGGACCACCCGTGGCGGGGCAGCATCCTTTACAACATGCTTATGAGCGCGAAGCAAATGCACGCCGCTCCAAAGGCGCCCGAGGCGCGGCTCGCGGGTCCGTGCTGGGGCTGCTCCTGCGGCGCTGAGCCCCGTGTAGGCGGAGAGGGGCTGTCCGGCGAGCGAGCCCTGGCGCTCCTGTACCGCTGCTGCTTTTGCGGTGAAGACCACCCGCGGCAGGGCAGCATCCTCTACAGCATGCTCACGAGCGCAAAGCAAATGCACGCCGCTCCCAGTGCGCCCGAGGCGCGGCTCGCGGGTCCGTGCTGGGGCTGCTCCTGCGGCGCTGAGCCCCTGGTGGGCGGAGAGGGGCCGTCCGGCGGGCGAGCCGTGTCGCTTCTGTACCGCTGCTGCTTTTGCGGTGAAGACCACCCGCGGCAGGGCAGCATCTTATACAGCTTGCTCACGAGCGCAAAGCAGTCGCACGTGGCTCCGGAAGCGCCCGAGGCACCACTGAGAGGCTGTTGGTGGGAGCGCTCCTACGGAGCACCGAGGCTGGGGGCTAGAGAGGGGCTATCCGGTGGCCGAGCCCTGTCGCTCCTGTGCCGCTGCTGCTTTTGCGGTGAAGACCGCCCGCAGCGGAGCAGCATCCTCTACAGCGTGGCCAGGAGCGCAAATCAGACGCACGCAGCTCCAGAGATGCAGCCGAGGGCCCCCTGGTGGGACACCTCCTGTGATGCGCTGCGACCGGTGGCCCTCAAGAGTCCACAGGTGGTCTGCGAGGCAGCCTCGGCGGGCCTCTTGAAGACGCTGCGCTTCGTCAAGTACTTGCCCTGCTTCCAGGTGCTGCCCCTGGACCAGCAGCTGGTGCTGGTGCGCAGCTGCTGGGCGCCCCTGCTCatgctggagctggcccaggacCGCTTGCACTTTGAGACCGTGGAGACCTCGGAGCCCAGCATGCTGCAGAGGATCCTCACCAGTAGGCGGCAGGAGACCGCGGGCAACGAGCCACCGCCCCTGTCCACACCGCAGTCACATTTGGCACCGCCGCCGGAGGCCAGGCCGATGCCCTCAGCAGCAGAGGTCCAAGCCATCAAGGGCTTCCTTGCCAAGTGTTGGAGTCTGGACATCAGTACCAAGGAGTATGCCTACCTCAAGGGGACCGTGCTCTTTAACCCGG ACCTGCCAGGCCTGCAGTGCGTGAAGTACATTCAGGGACTTCAGTGGGGAACTCAGCAGATACTCACTGAACACGTCAGGATGACGCACCGAGGGCACCAGGCCAGATTCGCTGAACTGAACAGTGCTCTTTTCCTGCTGAGATTCATCAATGCCAATGTCATTGCTGAACTGTTCTTCAGGCCCATCATTGGCACAGTCAGCATGGATGATATGATGCTGGAGATGCTTTGTGCGAAGTTATGA